aacccTAAGATCAGCATGCTCAATTGCAGGAGTCGACTGGAGCGGTGTGAAACTCACCGcaattggagcagtggaaatgcgatCTCAGGAGTGATgagtcaccatctggcagtccgactgacgtatctggatttggcagatgccaggagaatgcgacctgcccgaatgcatagtgccaactaaagtttggtggagaaggaataaggGTCTGGTGCTGTTGTTCTTggtttgggccccttagttccagtgaagggaaatcttaatgctactgCGTACTatgacattgtagacgattctgtgcttccaatttgtggcatcagtttggggaaggccctttcctgtttcagcatgacaatcccCCCGTGCAGGtttatacagaaatggtttgatgagattggtgtggaaaaacttgactggactgcacagagccctgacctcaaccccatcgaatactTTTGGGataattggaacgccaactgtgagccaggcctaatcgcctaaaATCAGTGCCCGACCGCTCTTATGCTGTTGTGGCATAATGGAAGCACGTCCACCACAGCAATGTTCCGACATCTAGTGCAGAGCCTTCAcataagagtggaggctgttatagcaaaggggggaccaactccatgattttggaatgaaatgtttgaggcaggtgcccacatacttttgatcatgtggTGTGCGTTTTAGTTATAAAATTAACTAGTTAGCAAATTATAGGCTGAACATTTACTTACCCCACTAAAGTTATTAATTTCACTTTTTGGATGTCCTGTTCAGAGGGCAATGATGTGAATCACCCATTCTAGCTAGCTAATGCTGTAGTGACCATGTTCAGGCAAGTTTCCTCCCTGCCTCCAAATATGGGTATGAACATGAAGTACCCTGAACATGAATAGATCATTCTGGCCCTAAAAGATCAGATGGCATCAACATGTAACAAAACCAGGAGATATGAATTATCTTTCATCAAGTCATCCTACAAGTTCTAATACAACATTTACTCATGTAAAGATGAAGAGCAAGTACTTTATTTTACAGGATGATATAATGCATGAAGCAAACAATGGAATGATTTAGTGAAATGTGAAGCTGTAGACTCAGTAAAGGGGTCTTTCATCCCTCTGTGGCCTGGAACAATTCTTCAGCCTCAGAGTAGCATGGTTCTGATTGTGGACTCTGCTGAACTCCTGTATGTATATTGGAATGACATTTCGATGTCTATGAAGGACCAAAGCTGCCATAACTACAATTAATATAGAGAAACCCACACAAAGGAAATACTGACAGATTTGATTCCACAGTCCAAGTCCTGCAGTCAGAGTTAGGATGTGAATATTTGTAAACTCTTTCAGTTGTGTTccgtgggtgtcactgagtaggctgatgCCCCATATCATGGACCCAAGATCCACAGGCATTAGGAAGGCCTTGCCTGTGCACGTGACTAAACCCCACAACCCCCTTCTCAGCTGTCAATCTTTCTGATTTCCACCAATCAGAGTTGATGTCAgaatgattagagggacaatagagtgctgagtaccaggcagttaacaAGTGtggtagactactaatgaccatcaccagcatcagagcttggagaagcctaattactacatggtcacgtggaatttaaCTGCCTTCATGTCCTGTAactgccggtgtggtggtaatacagtcaccaTAACAGTCCTACTCCTTCCTCCATTTCCCAGAAATGAACTGGTTCATATACATTGTTCAGCATATCACACCAACAATGAAGTAAGTAAAACAACAGTTTAATATCTGGGTTCCTTCATGTATTTATTTGAATGGAATGTGACTCAGTTCCTGTAGTACAGTAAAGGCAACTGTCAGTCTTCTACATCTTACTTCCAACACCTTTCATCTACAATTAGAAAACAAAAAATACACATCAATAACCAGCTGCAAAGAAGTAACATTTAGTGAAAGagtatgtatatacacacaccttgGTGGAACAGTTGATTGCAGTGCCTGGTGGAGTCTCCGTACCCTGGATCTTCTGTCCGGTACTTGTCACACACCAACAGTAACCAACCAGAAAGACATGTTGcatatacaatatatacacatTGAATTGTCACATTCAACTGAATTGATTATTTTGTGCGTGCGCGCCAGTGTTAACCTGTAGAGCCCCAACATTGCTCGGGGGTGTATTGTCCATTGCCGTCACATGTGGGGACGTAGGCTCCAATTGAGCCATTTAAAGCGGCACGTCTAGCAACCTCACAAGGGGTCTTGGGTCGTGTCATAGCATCTGGACATAGGTAACATACATTGTAATGTGGACATAACTGCAGAACAATATACAATTCATGACATACATTCTGGAATCTTGGGGTGTGTCCCATATGGGCTTTATTCAGAACTATTTTCCTGGCTAAATATTGAAGTTCTGCTACTTGTTTAAAAGGCCTGTGGAGTCAAATTCCAGTTTCTGTGTTTTGTAGAagagctgatgaaactaagactGGAAATtgtatcagtgttatttcctgataggtGCTAGACAATCCAACCATACATCCAGTTGAATGATCAAACCGTTCGTATCAGAATACCTCAGTCCAGCATCTAGACACCAATATACATCTCTGGAACTAgaggagtggcaggtagcctgctgtttgagagttgggccagtagttCAAATCAGTGAGCTGACTAGTTGATATATCCGTCTATGTGCCCTTCAGCAAGGCACAACCTTCATTTCTCCAGTGTCAAGGTTGATAATGGCTGACCTCTCAGAGGGTGTCCCATGGAGAACCGGTTATGAATAGAAACACATTTCCAAATCACACCTGCGTATTAATACCTACATGTGTGAAGTAGGACAGAGCAACACCaacaaatgtttttattaaaatgttggTGAGTAGGTGTGAGGTATGTCACACTTACCTCCCAGAGCAAAAGCTGTGCTGACAAGCAGAAGGATGGTCAATATCGCCATGGTGATCggctcctgagagagagagagaaagagtgagattaGTTGAGCATTTTAAATCTGGAATGGCtgtgggtactagaggagaggttaagGAAACACACTGTTAGGTACAAAACTTAAGTAACTGCCAAAGCAGCATTTTCTAAACCCAGTACTGAGGACCCCAAGAACCGAGTATGGGCAACACGGTGCTACTAGTCTTCTGCCAAAACCCAGTACTGAggtagtggaatagtggtgaggttataatgggtctaggatcagatagggccaagtagtggaatagtggtgaggTTATAATGGGTCTAGGATCTCACACTAGCACGAGCGagtgagcgcacacacacacatactaaattCTCCAATTCAACCTCGGTGTATCCCctgcgggatggttgagctaacatgcgctaatgtgattagcatgaggttgtaagtaacaagaacatttaccaggacatagacatgtcttattcgggcagaaagcttaacttcttgttaatcaaactgcactgtccaatttacagtagctgttacagtgaaaaaatgccatgctattgctTGAGGAGAGTGTACATTtatctacttgaaaatgtatatattgatCAATTAGGCACATATGGGCAGACTttatacaacattttgaatagaAATGCAAAACTTTGCACTTACACTGCTGGCATCTAGTAGCCAAAATCTAAATTCACCTAATACATTATGGCCCCTGTTTGCATGAGAattgtccattctaaatcaaaacaaatttcacagaTTTAGTACatttaaagacaagattaaatcaagaatagtctgatgggtgacaatattagcccatcagttgtgaatgatgcccagtggAATTCAAGAAACAGCACATACCTTTTTTTGGgccactttttcaaatcatagtgccacacctcatgtagctgagcccataggcctatatgttttattttacctttatttaactaggtaagtcagctaagaacaaattcttattttcaatgacggtctaggaacagtgggttcagaggcagaacgacagatttgtaccttgtcagctcggggattcgatcttgcaacctttcggttactagtccaacactctaaccactagccccccgacacataaactactgcagcataaatcacatatacaaaacacagggctgAAACCCAttcaaaagagcgaggagtacctcgaataaatacacaGGAGGAGACCCGAAaacacaagcgcacaatgatacaacacgggacgagacccgtaatcatctatGCACAATACAAGTGGCACGAAAGCCAACACAACAGGGTACAGGTACACGACCAACGACCGacggacattggaacaataatcgaTTGAGAACAAAGGGCACAAACATATAATTACTAATCAGGGGAGAATATGTGGACCAGGTGTGGGTAATGACACAGTTCAGTTCCTAAAGGCCGGTGACGTTGGCCTCCGAAACTGGTGCACGGAAAGAGCAACAgtaccggagggatccgtgacagagaggttaAGGAAACCCTGTGTAAGCTACAAAACCTATGCAACTGCTAAGGCAGCATTTTCCCAACTCGGTCCTGGTGATCCCAGGTATCATCTCTTCA
The DNA window shown above is from Salvelinus alpinus chromosome 31, SLU_Salpinus.1, whole genome shotgun sequence and carries:
- the LOC139561527 gene encoding equistatin-like, which codes for MAILTILLLVSTAFALGDAMTRPKTPCEVARRAALNGSIGAYVPTCDGNGQYTPEQCWGSTGYCWCVNSSGQKIPGTETPPGTATNCYQLAICPPICGPR